A section of the Oryzias latipes chromosome 10, ASM223467v1 genome encodes:
- the LOC101159681 gene encoding T-cell immunoglobulin and mucin domain-containing protein 4, whose protein sequence is MLQQNPALMYGLSYFLFFVLIEDVFPVTFDTPKVTGFTGHNITLPCLYDAQTLGILSVCWGQSRVPLTKCSNPILSSRGNAVLFRQSPKYQLLGRVMEGDVSLTIVNAQRIDAGVYGCRVEVPGWFNDIKINIHLTMKEEMWTELASITVPIIETKVEKIKADTNQKKVLTHLDLCYIGKMAAIVFLPVILILVVLIRRRMPLTEKCSRTSVTSENVYESILMTT, encoded by the exons ATGCTTCAACAGAATCCTGCACTCATGTATGGACTTTCTTATTTTCTCTTCTTCGTCCTTATCGAAG ATGTTTTCCCGGTTACTTTTGACACCCCAAAAGTCACTGGTTTCACAGGGCACAACATCACTTTACCCTGCTTGTATGACGCCCAAACACTCGGCATCCTTAGTGTCTGCTGGGGACAGAGTAGGGTGCCGCTGACCAAATGCTCCAATCCCATACTGTCCTCCCGGGGGAATGCTGTGCTCTTCAGACAGTCGCCCAAGTACCAGCTGCTGGGTCGGGTGATGGAGGGAGACGTCTCCCTGACCATTGTGAATGCTCAAAGGATCGATGCTGGAGTGTATGGCTGCAGAGTGGAGGTTCCTGGGTGGTTTAACGACATTAAAATCAACATACATCTCACAATGAAAGAAG AAATGTGGACAGAACTTGCCTCCATAACTGTTCCAATTATTGAAACAAAAGTAGAGAAGATTAAAGCTGACACAAATCAG aaaaaagtgTTGACACACCTGGACCTGTGTTATATTGGAAAAATGGCTGCCATTGTCTTCCTTCCTGTTATCCTAATCCTTGTGGTCTTGATAA gaaggAGGATGCCATTGACAGAGAAATGTTCACGTACCTCTGTCACATCTGAGAACGTCTATGAAAGCATCCTCATGACCACCTGA